From the genome of Mixophyes fleayi isolate aMixFle1 chromosome 2, aMixFle1.hap1, whole genome shotgun sequence, one region includes:
- the LOC142140385 gene encoding speedy protein 1-A-like: MDRRRKTTEDNLNSAKRRKLYVDQRQPRTADPSPSLGQVEKAAFYKLLEHPTIYSFLTMDSCLRMSDKYLLAMVLVYFRRAGLSVREYTCVNFYSALVLANKMEEEEPSYRTIYSYAAQLIPFQMFLKNTEAMWVRMQLQTLVTLEQCEEVMRAEDHWAWQRKRKDHHGGAIRKYARKPCHLCNPPQPFYFPFAYPRVTLYYINIPTFFWNPN; encoded by the exons AAGAAAGACAACAGAAGACAATCTGAACTCTGCAAAGAGAAGGAAACTATATGTAGACCAGAGACAACCTCGCACTGCTGACCCTTCTCCTAGCCTGGGACAAGTGGAGAAAGCGGCATTTTACAAATTGCTGG AGCACCCTACCATCTACAGCTTTCTGACAATGGATTCGTGCCTGAGAATGTCAGACAAG TACTTACTGGCAATGGTGTTGGTGTACTTCCGGAGAGCCGGCCTATCTGTGAGGGAATACACCTGTGTCAATTTTTACTCCGCACT GGtgcttgcaaataaaatggaggaAGAAGAACCATCGTACCGCACAATCTATTCCTATGCTGCACAACTTATACCATTCCAGATGTTCCTGAAGAATACCGAAGCCATGTGGGTCAGAATGCAGCTCCAAACACTTGTGACTCTGGAGCAatgtgaagag GTGATGAGAGCTGAAGACCACTGGGCTTGGCAAAGGAAACGTAAAGACCATCATGGCGGAGCCATAAGGAAATATGCCAGAAAACCTTGTCACCTCTGTAACCCGCCTCAGCCCTTCTATTTCCCTTTTGCCTACCCTAGAgtaacactttattacattaacaTACCAACATTTTTCTGGAATCCCAATTAA